Part of the Sulfolobales archaeon genome is shown below.
ATGAGAACCAATATACTTCTATTAATAGGGCAATATATACTAACCTCCTCCCCCGCTCTAAAGGAGCGAGGCTTTCAGTTATAATGGCGGGGGGAGATATATTAGCGGTGTCTATATTTTGTATATAGTGGGCTGGACGTATGTCTATTGTGATCTCGGGGAGAATTGCTGAAATGCTTAAAAGGGAATCTGGGAGACACGGTTTAACGCCTGAGGAGTATCTTCTAGAGATCCTTACCAAGGACTTGGATCCAGGGGAAAAGGTTAGAGAGTATATAGAGGCTTCTCTTAACCTAGTCGAGCAGGCT
Proteins encoded:
- a CDS encoding PaREP1 family protein, whose protein sequence is MSIVISGRIAEMLKRESGRHGLTPEEYLLEILTKDLDPGEKVREYIEASLNLVEQAEKELERGDLRQASEKIWGACALAIKAHALAKKGLKLESHRDLWLYKNEIARELGEW